A single window of Vanessa tameamea isolate UH-Manoa-2023 chromosome 5, ilVanTame1 primary haplotype, whole genome shotgun sequence DNA harbors:
- the LOC113404520 gene encoding amidophosphoribosyltransferase-like isoform X1 — translation MDGPAGPSPCQLRKGRDETTERLSANDSGSCQNDSCQCDRTQNEVKINSKRFGRGAVESGLTHECGVFGAIGTGEWPTQVDVAQVICLGLVALQHRGQESAGIVTSEGKSARTFNTHKGMGLINNIFNDEAMRKLKGNLGIGHTRYSTSAASEEVNCQPFVVHTAHGALAVAHNGELVNCSSLRKMVLGRGVGLSTHSDSELITQALCLNPPEGETNGPDWPARINHLMRLAPLSYSLVIMLKDKIYAVRDPYGNRPLCLGKILPLGSSYVYKSSSSKHAAVLMNGSAKNGVEDRAEGWVVSSESCGFLSIGARYVREVLPGEIIEMSRHGVRTVDVVERPADKHQAFCIFEYVYFARADSIFEGQMVYSARLQCGRMLARESPVDADIVSSVPESGTAAAHGYARQSGIPFMEVLCKNRYVGRTFIQPSTRLRQLGVAKKFGALSENVRGKRIVLIDDSIVRGNTIGPIIKLLRDAGAAEVHIRIASPPLKYPCYMGINIPTREELIANKMDSFKLAEHVGADSLEYLSVEGLVSAIHYNMKVTPSDGVGGHCTACLTGEYPGGLPDDVDW, via the exons ATGGACGGTCCCGCAGGACCATCGCCATGTCAGCTACGAAAGGGAAGAGACGAAACCACGGAACGATTGAGCGCTAATGACAGTGGCAGTTGTCAGAATGACAGCTGTCAGTGTGACAGAACACAGAACGAAGTCAAAATAAATAGCAAGAGGTTTGGCAGGGGTGCGGTAGAATCAG gtttAACACACGAATGCGGCGTGTTCGGCGCAATCGGCACAGGGGAATGGCCGACTCAAGTGGACGTAGCACAAGTTATATGCCTCGGGCTTGTCGCGCTGCAGCAccg AGGTCAGGAATCAGCGGGTATAGTGACGTCAGAGGGCAAGAGCGCGCGCACGTTCAACACACACAAGGGCATGGGTCTTATCAATAACATATTCAATGACGAAGCCATGAGGAAGCTAAAGGGCAACCTTGGAATTGGACACACGAG gTACTCGACATCAGCCGCGTCTGAGGAGGTGAACTGTCAGCCGTTCGTGGTGCACACCGCGCACGGGGCGCTGGCCGTCGCGCACAATGGCGAGCTCGTCAATTGCAGCAGCCTACGAAAGATG GTGTTAGGTCGAGGAGTGGGACTATCCACACATTCAGACTCCGAACTGATCACACAAGCCCTGTGTCTCAACCCACCGGAGGGAGAGACCAATGGCCCCGACTGGCCCGCTAGGATCAACCATCTTATGAG GCTAGCCCCTCTAAGTTATTCCCTAGTAATAATGCTCAAAGACAAGATATACGCAGTGAGGGATCCGTATGGCAATAGACCTCTCTGCCTTGGCAAGATTCTTCCATTGGGTTCCTCAT ATGTCTACAAATCGTCATCATCGAAGCATGCGGCTG tcCTTATGAATGGTTCTGCGAAGAACGGCGTGGAGGACAGGGCTGAAGGCTGGGTCGTGTCATCTGAATCCTGTGGATTCCTTTCTATCG GCGCCCGCTACGTGCGCGAGGTGCTGCCCGGCGAGATCATCGAGATGTCGCGGCACGGCGTGCGCACCGTGGACGTGGTGGAGCGCCCCGCCGACAAGCACCAGGCCTTCTGCATCTTCGAGTACGTGTACTTCGCGCGGGCCGACAGCATCTTCGAGG GTCAGATGGTGTACTCGGCGCGCCTGCAGTGCGGCCGCATGTTGGCGCGCGAGTCGCCCGTGGACGCCGACATCGTGTCGTCCGTGCCCGAGTCCGGCACCGCCGCCGCGCACGGATACGCGCGACAG TCGGGGATACCCTTCATGGAGGTCCTGTGCAAGAACCGATACGTCGGCAGAACGTTTATCCAGCCCTCCACGAGACTGCGCCAGCTGGGCGTCGCTAAGAAGTTTGGTGCGCTGTCGGAGAATGTGCGCGGGAAACGGATCGTGCTCATAGACGACTCGATCGTGCGAGGAAACACGATCGGACCGATTATCAAGTTGTTGAGGGATGCGGGAGCGGCTGAG GTACACATAAGGATAGCATCCCCGCCCCTCAAGTACCCATGCTATATGGGCATAAATATACCAACGAGAGAGGAGCTCATTGCTAACAAAATGGACTCATTTAAACTCGCCGAACATGTCG GTGCTGACAGTCTCGAGTACCTCAGCGTGGAGGGTCTTGTAAGCGCGATCCACTACAACATGAAGGTGACGCCCAGCGACGGAGTGGGCGGCCACTGCACCGCGTGCCTCACCGGGGAGTACCCGGGCGGCCTGCCCGATGACGTCGACTGGTGA
- the LOC113404520 gene encoding amidophosphoribosyltransferase-like isoform X2 — protein sequence MDGPAGPSPCQLRKGRDETTERLSANDSGSCQNDSCQCDRTQNEVKINSKRFGRGAVESGLTHECGVFGAIGTGEWPTQVDVAQVICLGLVALQHRGQESAGIVTSEGKSARTFNTHKGMGLINNIFNDEAMRKLKGNLGIGHTRYSTSAASEEVNCQPFVVHTAHGALAVAHNGELVNCSSLRKMVLGRGVGLSTHSDSELITQALCLNPPEGETNGPDWPARINHLMRLAPLSYSLVIMLKDKIYAVRDPYGNRPLCLGKILPLGSSFLMNGSAKNGVEDRAEGWVVSSESCGFLSIGARYVREVLPGEIIEMSRHGVRTVDVVERPADKHQAFCIFEYVYFARADSIFEGQMVYSARLQCGRMLARESPVDADIVSSVPESGTAAAHGYARQSGIPFMEVLCKNRYVGRTFIQPSTRLRQLGVAKKFGALSENVRGKRIVLIDDSIVRGNTIGPIIKLLRDAGAAEVHIRIASPPLKYPCYMGINIPTREELIANKMDSFKLAEHVGADSLEYLSVEGLVSAIHYNMKVTPSDGVGGHCTACLTGEYPGGLPDDVDW from the exons ATGGACGGTCCCGCAGGACCATCGCCATGTCAGCTACGAAAGGGAAGAGACGAAACCACGGAACGATTGAGCGCTAATGACAGTGGCAGTTGTCAGAATGACAGCTGTCAGTGTGACAGAACACAGAACGAAGTCAAAATAAATAGCAAGAGGTTTGGCAGGGGTGCGGTAGAATCAG gtttAACACACGAATGCGGCGTGTTCGGCGCAATCGGCACAGGGGAATGGCCGACTCAAGTGGACGTAGCACAAGTTATATGCCTCGGGCTTGTCGCGCTGCAGCAccg AGGTCAGGAATCAGCGGGTATAGTGACGTCAGAGGGCAAGAGCGCGCGCACGTTCAACACACACAAGGGCATGGGTCTTATCAATAACATATTCAATGACGAAGCCATGAGGAAGCTAAAGGGCAACCTTGGAATTGGACACACGAG gTACTCGACATCAGCCGCGTCTGAGGAGGTGAACTGTCAGCCGTTCGTGGTGCACACCGCGCACGGGGCGCTGGCCGTCGCGCACAATGGCGAGCTCGTCAATTGCAGCAGCCTACGAAAGATG GTGTTAGGTCGAGGAGTGGGACTATCCACACATTCAGACTCCGAACTGATCACACAAGCCCTGTGTCTCAACCCACCGGAGGGAGAGACCAATGGCCCCGACTGGCCCGCTAGGATCAACCATCTTATGAG GCTAGCCCCTCTAAGTTATTCCCTAGTAATAATGCTCAAAGACAAGATATACGCAGTGAGGGATCCGTATGGCAATAGACCTCTCTGCCTTGGCAAGATTCTTCCATTGGGTTCCTCAT tcCTTATGAATGGTTCTGCGAAGAACGGCGTGGAGGACAGGGCTGAAGGCTGGGTCGTGTCATCTGAATCCTGTGGATTCCTTTCTATCG GCGCCCGCTACGTGCGCGAGGTGCTGCCCGGCGAGATCATCGAGATGTCGCGGCACGGCGTGCGCACCGTGGACGTGGTGGAGCGCCCCGCCGACAAGCACCAGGCCTTCTGCATCTTCGAGTACGTGTACTTCGCGCGGGCCGACAGCATCTTCGAGG GTCAGATGGTGTACTCGGCGCGCCTGCAGTGCGGCCGCATGTTGGCGCGCGAGTCGCCCGTGGACGCCGACATCGTGTCGTCCGTGCCCGAGTCCGGCACCGCCGCCGCGCACGGATACGCGCGACAG TCGGGGATACCCTTCATGGAGGTCCTGTGCAAGAACCGATACGTCGGCAGAACGTTTATCCAGCCCTCCACGAGACTGCGCCAGCTGGGCGTCGCTAAGAAGTTTGGTGCGCTGTCGGAGAATGTGCGCGGGAAACGGATCGTGCTCATAGACGACTCGATCGTGCGAGGAAACACGATCGGACCGATTATCAAGTTGTTGAGGGATGCGGGAGCGGCTGAG GTACACATAAGGATAGCATCCCCGCCCCTCAAGTACCCATGCTATATGGGCATAAATATACCAACGAGAGAGGAGCTCATTGCTAACAAAATGGACTCATTTAAACTCGCCGAACATGTCG GTGCTGACAGTCTCGAGTACCTCAGCGTGGAGGGTCTTGTAAGCGCGATCCACTACAACATGAAGGTGACGCCCAGCGACGGAGTGGGCGGCCACTGCACCGCGTGCCTCACCGGGGAGTACCCGGGCGGCCTGCCCGATGACGTCGACTGGTGA